From the genome of Nicotiana tabacum cultivar K326 chromosome 2, ASM71507v2, whole genome shotgun sequence:
tttgaaaacagATTGAACACCAGCATTTTATACTAGAGCATATGTTAAAAGTTCAAAacaccagtatattatactggatttTTCTGAAGTCATATGTAAAAACTTCGAATCTCTAGAATATAATACTGGAAGTTTCTCCGATTCATACCAGAAAAGACATGTGAATGTCCTGAATACAATGCTAGATACTGAATAAATTAGTGGATATTGAGATTGAATTAAATGCATTAAACACTTGAATGTTTGGTTGGTTAAAAGGAATACAGTTATAATCATGTGAATATCCTGTATGAATATCAGAAAACAATACTggaatttcatatgaaaatagtTTAAAAACCAGTATTTTATACTGGAGCATATGTTAAAGTTCAAAATACCAGTTTAATATACTGGATCTTTCTAAATTCATATGTAAAAACTACAAATCTCCAGCATATAATACTGAAAGTATATTTGATTCATATCAAAAAAATACATCCGAATGTCTAATCTTCCCCCAATATCCTGAATAAAATGCTGGATACTGAAAATgaattatttgtaaatattaaataCAGGATGTCATTAAATAGctaaatatttgatgaatttAATACTGGAATTTCATATAAAAGTAGTTTGAAAACCAGTATTTTATACTGGAGCATATGTTAAAAGTTCAAAACACCAGTATATCATACTGGATCTTTTTGAATTCATATGTAAAATCTTCAAACCTCCAGTGTATAATACTGAAAGTTGCTCTGATTCATACATGAAACACACATTTGAATGCCTAATCTTCCCCCAATTTTTTGAATAAAATGCTGGATACGaatattaaattatttgtgaACATTAAATGCAAGATACATACAAATTTCTTGATTAATTCTTTCAACGAAAAATGGACATCAGACTACATGTATTTAGGTCATAACACCAAGCTTTTTCTTGTAAATGATATGATTTCATTTGACGACTTCATTAAGAAGATTATTGAAACTATTGAATTGGACAGGAACAAATTTGAAGCAACAGTATGGCTTAATATAAACCTAGGTACATGTAAGGGAATACATGTAACAAAAGATGAAAAACTTAGTTCATGTATGATACTTTTAAGAAATGATCAATGTTACAAAGGATGCAAATTTGTAATTGATGTATCAGAAATACTTTCTGATATTTTTACTGGAGATCAACAACAAGAAGGTAATGCGATGATGGAGATTGACAATCAACAACTATTACACCCAACAACATATATACTAGAAGAGCAACATATACCAATTTTGCAAAGTACAATGGAAAATGAGAATGTAGTTACGATAAATAGTCAATAGTTTGAAACACCATCCGCAATTgagggaagaaaaagaaaatcaaaattaaaGCCAAAGGAATCACCATCGATAATATTAAGAGAAAATGCATCATTGGATGATGTAAAACTAGGGTCAGTTTTTCAAGACAAAAAGACTGATTAAATATTTTTGCTTAGCAGCAATCAAGGAACATTTTGAGTTCTATGTTGAAAGATCAAGTACCACAAGATACTCTTTGATATGCATTGATGAAAATTATGGTTGGACTGTTCGTGGTTCTAGAATTAAGACGTCAATACTTTTCAGAATAGTAAAATTTCAGAGAAACCATGAATGCTAAGTAGACATTAGAAAGTCAAATCAAAAGCAAGCGACTTCAAATGTGATAAGAGATTATATGATTGACAATTTACGAGATGTTTCTATTGAAGCAAAGCCTAGGTTTGTTATCTCAGAAATGAAAAAAGCACATGGAATAGAAGTTGGGTATGAAAAAGCATGGCTTGCTATTCAAAAAGGAATATCTTTATTAAGAGGAACAACAGAAGAAAATTATGAGCAGCTGCCTTCATATTTGTACATGGTGGAACATAAAAACTCAGGAACATATACTAAAATTAAGAGAGATGCAGAAAACAagtataaaaaacaaaaaaacttaGGTGAATGTATCCTTTTTGAatattcttaatttatttacttTTAAATGTAACAGGTTTCCTTATATGTTTTTTGCATATAGAGCGTCAATTTCTGCCTGGAAGTACTATCGACCAGTTATTGCTGTTGATGGaacttttctaaaaaaataaatatagaggTGTTCTACTAGTGGTCGTTTCTAAGGACGCAAATAATCAGATTTTTCCTATAATATTTGGAGTATCAGATTCAGAGAATAACGAGTCGTATGACTGGTTTTTCAGAGAATTAAGAAAAGTAATTTGGCATTCGTCAAGACTTAGTGTTCTTATCAGATCGACACAAGGCAATTGCAAATGGAATTGCAGAAGTTTATCCTGAATGCTACCATGGTATTTCCATATATTATTTAGAGAAGAATCTAAAGCAAAGAAGAGTTAAAAGCACTATCATAAACCTTTTTTAGAGTGCTGCAAGAGTATACAATGAATCAAAATCTGATAACTttatgtaacgactcggccatttattttatgtattatagccccattcccctatttattgcttcttaTATGCTCATTTATGGATATGTGACTTACCgtggtagttggtttggtttcggggatgtttcggagtgaattgggatacttagtcccaaggttgaaggcttaagttgaaagggttgactggaatttgacttttgtgtagacgactctggaatggagttttgatggttccaacagctttgtatggtgattttggacttgggcgtatgtccgaaaaatgatttggaggttcgtaggtcattttggcttgaattgacgaaagttagaaagttgtaGGATTGGAaggttgaaaggtttgaccgagagttgactttgttgatatcggaatCATATTTTGGTTCAGGAGTTGAAATAGATCTGTTGTGGCATTTGGGACTTTCATGCAAAACTTGATGTCATTCGGATttaatttgatatggttcgacattggttttagaagttggaagttcattaggtttgaatttatgtgcaattcatggttttagtattgtttgatgtgatttgaggcttcgagtaagttcgtattgtattttagaACCTGTATGTTTATTCAGACGGGATCCTGGGGACTCGGGTATGATTCAAATCAAGTTCGAATTCATTTTAGACTTTGAAGAACTACTGAATTATgtgcttctggtttcctcttcCGTGATCGCGAAGATAGGGACGTGATCACGTAGAGTCTTTGCTGGCAGGTGACGTTTTTCTCTTCACATTTGCAAAGTGATGGATGCGTTCACGAAGCCTTGGAgtgttgttcatcgcgaacgcgtgtaTGTGTCCGCGGTCGCGTAGAAGGAAGGTGAGGCTGTGTGGTGGCACACGTTGTTCTCTACGGTCGCGAGGTATGGTCTGCGTTCGTGAAGCTTGGGGGAAGTTGCTCATCACGTTTGCAACAGTCGCCCCGCATTCGCGTAAAAGGTTTGGCAGCTGGTGAactttgttcttcgtgatcgcgaaggactttacgcgatcgcgaaaggtaaacacctgggcagaatttTTAAATCCCATTTCGAGGGTTAGAGTTATTATATTACATTTTGAGGTAGAGAGCTCAGTTTTGGGCGAGTTTGGAGGGGCTTTTCAATATTTGGATCGCAgaaagtatttttgactcggatttgttattatttcatgatttcatctttgtttttagcatgtaattagtGAATTAAAGTGAAGCAATgaggaatttttgtaaaaacaCTCTAAAgtgaaaattgaggatttgaaggtcgaatcgaggtcagaattggatgaaattTGTATGATTGAACACGTTATTGAATGAGTgttcagaatttgtgagtttgaCCGGGTTCTCGGACtagggttgaccttttgggtttactttttgattttgataaagatcaaaactttattatttgaagttgtttcctacgacattatttgttgatattgagtTGTTTGTGACTATATTCGGTCGTTTAGAGGCCGATATGCATGGGAAGGGGTTCTTGGAGTATTGATTTGtgcgttttgaggtaagtaacacatttaaacttggatttgagggtatttaaccctgaGAACTACGTTATATGAAAGATATTAGGGTGACATAcgcgctaggtgacgggcatgtgtgCGTGCACCGGTGTGTTCATGGTTTGGGGAGGCCTTTAGGCTATTACCGggcttgttttgctatcatatcTTGTTATCCCCGCATTTTCCATACTTGCTTAATCATCTGACAGTGGTTCATGTTAGACATCATGTCTAGGCTAAGTGCTGTTTGTTTGAGACTTGATAGGTCTATACTTGCTGTCTCAGAGCTATAAGCCTTATTTGTACACATGTTCTCAGTCATAATGCTatatccatgtatcatatctctGTCTCAGTATTTCTTATTTGATTTTTCACATGTTGATTGATCCCTCTTATGTGTAACACCGTTAAACTGAGCATTTTGAGATGTGGTTATCTGAGACATGAATAATAAATGACTGAGTTTGAGTCATAGAGCCAGTTTTGTATTGATTTTGGGGTGACGCGTATGCCAGGCCTATATTGGGCTAAGTGTTATTGTTTTGGGGCGACACGTGCACCAGGCCTCACTATTGGGCTAAATGATTATaattagcgcttgggctggatccccccccctccccctccggagtctgacataccagcggTGGGCGCATGCACAATGTTTTATATACGTTCTTTGATGATGGGCAGttatgccaggcacccgtacagtacTAAGTGTGAGTATTGATGGATCTACCATGATATTGTTGATTGGCATGTatacttgatatgtaggcataaagatgtacctTCCACATGATAGATGTTAATTGAAATGCTTTATCTGTGTTGGGCTTTAACAGttatacttgaaagcatgtctaaagtTTTGAAATGTGAACAAGTTGAACATGATATCGTTGAGCTACTTGTTTCTACGGTTGTTCTTCTATATTATGAACGATTACCGATTATTGATTTTGGCCTTTGACTATtgttctgagctcgtcactgctttcagcccaaggttaatattgttacttaatgagtacatggggtcggttgtactcatactatactctgcacttcatTTGCATATCCAGGTACATCCAGTCGAGATGATTTCCAGACTTGAGTTATTGCCAGCCTTTGGGAGACTACGAGGTAACTACTATGTCGTCCGTAGTCCTTGGAGTTCTCTTTCAGTTATTTCTATCTTTACTATTCTATTGTTTAGACAGTTGTATTAGACGATTTTGCTTGTATCTTGTTATTCGGTAGTGCTCGTGTACTCGTTGATACCAGATTTTGGGGATGGTTGTAGCTGTTTTATGGATATATTTTCAgatattttatgatattttttcgTTGTTAAGTTATTGGACCATGTTTTTGTTCGATTTTATTGTTATTATGTgactgttggcttacctagcgggttagagtttggtgccatcatgactaatggatttgggtcatgacactttaTGTCCCAAATAGCTGTTGTTGATAATAAAACATACGACTACTTGATGGAGGAAGCACCGAGAAGATGGGCTCGTTCACGTTGCCCAAGACGAAGATATGATATACTAACAATAAATTTTTGAGTCAATGAATAATGTTTTGAGACATGCAAGGGAGTTGCCTCTACTGACAATGATGGATTTCATAAAAGAAAAATTGCAAACCTGGTTCAATGAAAGAAGGACGGCAATAAAAGGAATTTTCTTTAATTATCAAATTGGGTAGAAGAAACACTGAATGACAAAATAAAACCAGATTTTACATTTAGGGTATCATCCATTGATCGACTCAAATTCAGAGTCAAAGAAGGGGGGCTGAAATTTTTTGTTGATCTAGACAAGAGAACATGTGATTGTACTGAATTTCAGCTAGATGAATTACCTTGTGAACATGCAATTGCTGCAATTGAAAGCATATATAAAACAAAATCATCTTTCTGCTCAGTCTATTATACAAAGGACTATTAGTTAAAAACATATGAAGGGCAAGTAAATTCTGTAGCAGATACAACTTTATGGGTCATACCAGATACTGTTAAATCAGAAATCACTAAGCCTCTGGATACAAATTATACTGGGAAGACGATAGAAGAATCGACATGTCTCCAGTACAGAATTCAAGAAGCAATCTAGATATggtctgtaatgacccgacctatcgttttgagctttagcattctgTTCTGTGGTTCGAGGTCTTGAGTAACTTCAtattaggtattatgacttgtgtgtaggGGTAGGTGTTCGGGCAGTTCAGATTGCATATGAAAATTTtgatttggatttttgattttcggattgaagaaatgacaatccaaataagttcggattggatcggatttttaGGTTCgatttcggattaatcggtttggatattttggattttcggTTTTAAGCTTATAAGTTGAGAAGTTTcttctttttacaaaaatgaatatcCAAATGAGTACTCATGTTAAATTGCCTGAAAAGTTCTGCATTCTCACCACAATTATCCAAATGAAGCATTCAAGTAATAAATTTATTATCAAAAAAATACAATAGAGGTATTAATACGGCcgataagaagtagaaatagtaAAACCATGACTAAATAGAAAGTATTCTCATAGTAATTTAGTAATTAATATTGAACACATGAGATAATATCTAATAGGTAGGGTGTTGAACTTATTACTATTGACATATGGATGATGGACTAAATATAAAGCATAAGACTTTTGGATTTTCGTATATCCAAAAAATTCGAAGTACCAAATCCAatatccaatccgaaatccaaaaagTTTAAAAATTATATCCAAAATCCAAACGGTAATCCGAAAATCTAAAtccaaaaacccaaaaaatcgGATTTCGGGTTTGCCCAACCTATGCCCACCCCTACTTGCTTATACAGTCGAATTCAATTTTCGGATATTTAGGTATTGATTTGGATGAGTGATTCTCGTTTTAGGAGCTTAAGTTCGAAAtattgaccaagttttgactttggTGAAAACTACTccggaacggtattttgatggctccgataggttcgtatcatgattttggactcgggcatacgcccaaaattgaatttggagctccctaggttgatttgacttgttttgccgaaagttgataatttgaaggtttagaaaattattaagtttgaccatggtttgactttatggttgtcgggttcgaattttggttttgggacttggaataggtccgttatgctatttgaaacttgttcgcaaagtttggcgttatttcgagttgatttgataggaatcagacacGTGGTTGTGTTTTTAGTAGTTTTGAGTTTCATTGTtaatttcatacattttgatgtctgattcgtggttctagatgTTAGTTGTTTTGTTTTGATCACACGAGAaagttcttatgatgtttattgacttgtgtggatgtttagtTTGGacccccgagggctcgggtgagtttcagacgcgttTCGGAGTGTTTGAATAGTTTTAGTTTTGCTGGCTTTTGAACAggtgttgcaggtctcgcaaatgcgagattttgttcgcatttgcgcgGTGGGATATAGCATTTGCGAGAAATGCTGGGGAGTATCAGGTTCGCATTTGGGAACACAGTATTCGCTTTTGCGATAGGGGCCTGGGCTAGgctgggtcgcatttgcgatcataaTGGTCGTTTTTGCGATATGTTCCTtgtttcgcatttgcaaactttTTGTCGCATTAGCGACATTAGCAGGGGTGTGGTGAGTGTCACTTTTGCGATCATTCTTAGCATTTACGACACCTGCGCCTGATCATAAGGGCTGGAAGTCAGGACTTTAGTCTTAGTTTCATATCTTTAAACCCTAGACTCAGTAGGAGATGATTTAGAGAGGGGATATTCACCTAAAACTATTGAGTAAGTAGTTTTAacaaattttcaattatatttcatgattatatatgagatttaacattaAATTTgtgagaatcaaagtgaaattttggaaaatttgtctatgttttgaaaaataaaaatttggtatttgagAGTCGAaatggactcgaattttgaaacaaaacacatatatggactcgtggggttatgggtagtcatgacctacccttggactcgggttttgactgGGCAGGCCTGGGGTTGACCTTTGAGAAATTGTACAAAGATCATAGTTTTACTTATTcgaattggtttctcttgcattatttgatgttattaagttgattTTGATTAGATTTTAGTCGAGTagaggtgaattgtaaaggaaaGGTTATTTTTGAGTATTGATTGGGCCTAGTTgtggtaagtatcttatctatctttgtgtgagggaactaccccttagggaTTGGTTTGATTTGCACTATTTGAATtacgtgaaagacgtgtacatgaggtgataaGTGTGTACACGGCTTTATGTGTGGAAACTTGGCCGGTTTAGACCCTTAGGCTTCTTAAGTACATTTCATTGAAGTTTCCCTATCATGTTATATCCTCAATTATTAAATTTtacccttacatgctttatttaaagTTGTTAGTTCAtatttgtcacgactcaaaactcgacatgtcgtgatggcgcctatcacagaaCTAGGCAAGCGGACATTCACAATAAAACTAGGCATTTTGTATTAAAATAAGATGAAGTAAGTTTAACATTAATAACTCTCATAAATAGCAGATATAAACAACTGCGACTCGAAtacaattttcccaaaatccgggtgtcaccgagtacatgagcatctatacaataacatagTTTGAAACACCGTCTAGAAAGGTAGAACAACATAAGTAAAACTATGAGAtagaggaggagagtcaaggtctgcagatgctaaagcagctacctcgatggtCTCCAAACGGGTAAAACTCCAAGATCAGCAACTACCGTACCGGAAATACCTCAATCTGCACATGAAGtacatggtgtagtatgagtacaaccaactcaataagtaacaagtctaagctttgggctgaaagcagtgacgagctcaacaatATAGTACAAATACAGAGTTTAATAGTACaaaaaatgtagacatgctttcaggtTAAACAGTTAAGTTCAACatagataaaatatgccaagtgtgaaTGATATGATGAAAACCTCACATACTCACACTTTAAGAGCACTCAATCCGACTGTCTCAATTCTCGATcgtcacactcagtcactcagcactgtacggtgcCTGCTGCGGCTTACAGCCCGATCCACATAGAGCCATGACgcctattgcggcgcgcaacccgatccaca
Proteins encoded in this window:
- the LOC142166405 gene encoding uncharacterized protein LOC142166405 — encoded protein: MIDNLRDVSIEAKPRFVISEMKKAHGIEVGYEKAWLAIQKGISLLRGTTEENYEQLPSYLYMVEHKNSGTYTKIKRDAENKFPYMFFAYRASISAWKYYRPVIAVDGTFLKK